The following are encoded in a window of Telmatobacter sp. DSM 110680 genomic DNA:
- a CDS encoding nucleotidyltransferase family protein encodes MSVAAIIVAAGSSSRLGEPKQLILIDGEPLLQRAIRCATEAGASPVFVVLGAHRDLIENSIDFNKTKIVVNNEWEEGLSSSIRTGVKTAQAEAPTAEGLLLMTCDQPRVTAEHLHRLILMSYAQSAPTAIVSTYGGTRGIPAIFPRQAVCDLMGLHGDKGARALLAKPPWPVISIPLAGGEIDIDSPEDLEDLKS; translated from the coding sequence ATGTCTGTCGCTGCAATCATTGTCGCCGCAGGATCAAGCAGCAGGCTGGGTGAGCCGAAGCAACTGATCCTGATTGACGGCGAACCGCTGCTGCAACGCGCAATCCGATGCGCTACGGAGGCTGGCGCATCGCCGGTCTTCGTTGTGCTTGGAGCCCATCGCGACCTCATTGAGAATTCGATCGATTTCAACAAAACGAAGATCGTCGTGAACAATGAGTGGGAAGAGGGACTGTCTAGTTCGATCAGAACCGGCGTAAAAACAGCGCAGGCTGAAGCCCCAACCGCGGAAGGCCTGCTGTTGATGACGTGCGATCAGCCGCGAGTGACAGCCGAGCATCTGCATCGGTTGATCCTGATGTCGTATGCGCAATCGGCTCCGACGGCGATCGTGTCGACCTATGGTGGAACACGCGGCATTCCGGCAATTTTTCCAAGGCAGGCGGTATGCGATCTGATGGGGCTTCACGGAGACAAAGGGGCGCGCGCCTTGCTCGCAAAGCCGCCATGGCCCGTCATTTCGATCCCGCTTGCGGGTGGCGAGATCGATATCGATAGCCCGGAAGATTTAGAGGACCTGAAGAGTTAG
- the uraD gene encoding 2-oxo-4-hydroxy-4-carboxy-5-ureidoimidazoline decarboxylase, translating into MNAVLESWNQADEASATEAMLACCGAHRWAAQMIALRPIANIAALSEAADQIWAAMKEADWMEAFACHPRIGDRKVAPLSEKSTAWSLQEQVGTSGATNDVMRELANGNAKYEQRFGFIYIVCATGKTADEMLTILKRRLANDRVAELKEAAEQQRQITQIRLGKWLVS; encoded by the coding sequence ATGAACGCGGTGCTCGAATCATGGAATCAAGCCGATGAGGCCAGCGCGACTGAAGCCATGCTTGCCTGTTGCGGCGCACACCGATGGGCGGCTCAAATGATTGCGTTACGGCCCATTGCGAACATTGCCGCCCTAAGCGAAGCAGCCGATCAGATTTGGGCAGCGATGAAGGAAGCCGATTGGATGGAAGCATTCGCATGCCATCCACGCATAGGCGATCGTAAAGTCGCCCCTCTGTCAGAGAAGTCGACTGCGTGGTCCTTACAGGAACAGGTCGGAACCAGCGGCGCCACAAATGATGTCATGCGCGAATTAGCCAACGGCAATGCAAAATACGAACAGCGCTTTGGTTTCATTTACATTGTGTGCGCCACCGGCAAGACCGCAGACGAGATGCTCACCATCCTGAAGCGCCGTCTCGCCAACGATCGCGTGGCAGAATTAAAAGAAGCCGCAGAGCAGCAGCGGCAGATCACGCAGATTCGGCTGGGAAAGTGGTTAGTTTCATGA
- the pucL gene encoding factor-independent urate hydroxylase: MARLGENRYGKARVRLSRITRTAERHEFNEWAVRVLLQGDFESSFTAADNSKILPTDTMKNTVYSLAHSSSAATIEEFAMELGDYLLSNNPQVSKACIEIDEKCWERLELDSDPEATTFRLAGPELQTVQAERERGGGWVVASGVDGLTILKTTNSAFTGYIKDRLTTLKPAIDRIFGTRATIKWDFVSPTPKFSEVRARIISALLKEFAAHHSMSVQHTLFDMGKAALTAAPEIARIHLTMPNLHHLLADLSPFGQDNPNHIFVPIDEPHGYIEATIER, encoded by the coding sequence ATGGCTAGATTGGGTGAGAATCGCTATGGCAAAGCGCGGGTGCGCCTGTCGCGGATCACGCGAACCGCTGAGCGCCACGAGTTCAATGAGTGGGCTGTGCGCGTGCTGTTGCAGGGCGACTTCGAGAGTAGCTTCACCGCGGCGGACAACAGTAAAATCCTGCCGACAGACACGATGAAGAACACCGTCTACTCCCTCGCTCACAGTTCAAGCGCAGCCACCATCGAGGAATTCGCGATGGAACTCGGGGATTACCTGCTCAGCAATAATCCGCAGGTCTCCAAGGCCTGCATCGAAATCGACGAAAAGTGTTGGGAGCGGCTTGAACTAGACAGCGACCCTGAAGCGACAACATTCAGATTGGCCGGCCCTGAGTTGCAGACCGTCCAGGCGGAACGTGAACGTGGGGGCGGTTGGGTCGTTGCTTCCGGTGTAGATGGGTTAACTATTCTTAAAACGACCAATTCCGCATTCACCGGCTACATTAAAGACCGTCTGACTACGCTGAAGCCGGCCATCGATCGCATCTTCGGAACACGCGCGACCATCAAGTGGGATTTCGTCTCGCCTACCCCAAAATTTTCTGAAGTTCGCGCTAGAATCATCTCCGCATTGCTAAAGGAATTCGCCGCACACCACAGCATGAGCGTCCAACACACATTGTTTGATATGGGTAAAGCCGCGCTCACCGCGGCCCCTGAAATTGCGCGCATTCACCTCACCATGCCGAACCTGCATCATTTGCTTGCTGATCTCAGCCCGTTTGGGCAGGACAATCCCAATCACATCTTCGTCCCTATCGACGAGCCGCACGGCTACATAGAAGCGACCATCGAGCGCTAA
- the uraH gene encoding hydroxyisourate hydrolase — MSKITTHVLDTVIGKPAAGIAVKLERQEDQDWASIASAETDRDGRCANLALDAVPGTYRLTFATGAYFSQHGRTSIYPEIAITFQCNSNAHYHLPLLLSDNSYTTYRGS, encoded by the coding sequence ATGAGCAAGATCACGACGCACGTACTGGACACTGTCATCGGCAAGCCCGCAGCCGGCATCGCAGTCAAGCTTGAACGCCAGGAAGATCAAGATTGGGCATCCATCGCCAGTGCAGAGACGGATCGTGACGGACGCTGCGCAAATCTGGCACTCGACGCCGTACCTGGAACGTACCGGCTAACCTTCGCGACTGGCGCGTATTTCTCACAGCACGGTCGAACCAGCATCTATCCTGAAATCGCGATCACCTTTCAATGCAACAGTAACGCGCACTATCATCTCCCGCTCCTCTTGAGCGACAACAGTTACACAACGTACCGAGGAAGCTGA